The DNA sequence GAGTCGGACTGAGCGCTGAGAAACTCCACGCGACGCTGATTGAGACCGCGGTCCACCGTGCGCCGACGTTCCATATAGCGCGCGGCGACGAGGTTCGGCACGGCCGCGGCGCTGAGCGAGTCGCGGCCCGAGTAGCGGATCTCCACCGTCTCGCCGCCGACCACCTTCACGTCGAGGCGGCGCGCGAGGTCGTCGATGGCGTCCTCGCGGTCCACGAGCGTGACGCGGGCATCGCCGACGTCCAGCTTGCGCGGGGCGAAGCGTTCGTCTCTGGGCAGCGGGACGTCGAGGCGGAAGCCCGGCGTGCGCCCGGCGCGCAATTGCAGGCGCAGCGAGTCCACCACGTCCGCGAGAAGCGCGCGGCTCTGGAGCAGCGACAGCTCGGTCTTCATGCGGTCGCCGGCGTTGCCAAGCGCCCCGCCGGCCAAGTCGGCGAAGGCGCCCAACTGCTGCCCGATGAGCGAGCTGGCGCTGGCCTCGGTGCGGACGACGAGCATGGCGCGGCCGGCGAAGCGCGCCGGCACGAAAAGGATGACGAGCAGCGCCAGCAACAGGCCCAGGGCGAGGCCGATGCCGATGCGGGCGATACCGCGGCGCAGCGCTGGGCCGATCTCGGCGAATTCGATGTCGGCGGTGCTCACAGGCTCAGCGCGATGAAGAGGGACACGGCGCTGGAGAGCAGCGACACGATGACGAAGGGATTGCGCAGCCACCAATTCTCGCGGGCGACGAGGACGATGTCGCCGGACTCGAGTGGTTGTTGCAGGGCCGCACCGGAGGTCGAGCGCACACGGGCGACCATCGCACCGCCGCGCCAGAGTTCAATGCGTCGGCGGTTGCCTTCGGGGCCGACGCCGCCGGCGAGGGCAATCGCCTCGGCGAGACCGACCGTGGCGTCCACGAAGAAGACGTCACCGCGGGGGACCTCGCCGGTGACGACGACACGCCGCAGCGCGGTGATGCGCACGTCGCGGCGGGCGAAGATGCGGGTATAGGCCCGTGATACCGAGTCTTCCGCGACCGACGGCGCCAGACCAGCCACGTGCAGCGGCCCCAAACGCGGCAGCACGACGTGACCGTCGGCGCGCAGCGGCAGCGTGTCCACGGTGTCGGCGAGCACGACGATGAGGCGATCGCCCGGCCGGATGGGCGCTTGCGCGCGGGCGACAGGCGCCGAGGCCGAGGCCAGCAGGAACGTGATCGTCAGAAGGGTGAAACGACGCATCGGGGAAGCGTAACCTGCGGTGGGTATCGTGAGCAACGCGTCGGCGCTCATCGCCGCCAGGTGAGGCCCGTGCTCACGACGGCGCTGTACGCGTCGCCGAACACGGGATGTCGGTTGAGGTCGGCGATGCCGCCTACGCGGCCAAAGTACTCGAGCCCGTGACGCCCCCGCCTGGTCCACTCAACCAGCAGCGACCACTCGCGGCGCAGGGCCTCCTCCGACACCACCAAGCGACGCTCGTTGGCGAGGTCTCGGGTGCCGGCGATCAGCGACAGCGCTCCGGCCCGCGATCCGCGCGTCAGCCGCAGCTCGGCCCCACCGGTTCGCTCGAGCAGCCGCGTGCCGAGCAGGCGTCCCCTGTTGGTGTGTCCTTGGCTCACGGGGGTGTGTTCATAGAAGGTCGCTTGCGGACGGAATACCTCGATCGGGGGAATGCGGCCGCTGGCGGCGTTCGCCTCGAGCGTCCACGACACCCCCGGCATTCCGGTCCAACGATGTCGCAGGCCGAAGAGCCATGCCGAGTTGTGCTCGAGCTCCACGGCGGCTTCGCGCGCATCGGTCTGTCGATCGTTCAGGCCGAACTCCGCCCAGACTTCAGTCCGCTCCCGGAGCCGGAGGCGTCCGAACAGCGCGAGCAACTGGTTGTCGGCCGCGCCGCCGCCGAAGGTCTGCGCGTCGAAGAACAGGGAGCCGAAGGGCGTGAGGAGGTCACCGAGCCGCGCACCGCCCCAGTCGCGGTGATAGAAGCGTGCCGCACCAAGCTCGAGCCGGCCGTCAATGAACGGTCGCCAGCGCCCCTCGAAGAAGGCCACGCTGCGCGAGCCGGCGCGTCGCTGGGGTGCCCAGGCGGTCTGCCCCGCCTGGCCGGCGGAGAGCAGCAAACTGAACGCGCCGAGCGGGGTCGTCACGGGAGCCGCGGTCCCGACTTCGAGCCGCGGGAAGCCCGGCGCATCGGCGGACATGAGGATCGCGTGCCGCTCGCCCGCCCCGACGACGCGCGAGGCGGACGTGAGGGCGACCCGAGTGCCGAGGGCTTCGACGACCAGCGCACTCTGCCCGGGATCGAGCCGCGCGACGCGCCCCGGGCCGAGCTGCTGCGGCAAGTCGATGCCCGTCGGCCGCATCGGGTCGGCGTAGGGATTGGGTGCGCCGGGTGCGCTGATGAGCCGAAGGTCACGATTCTCCGCCGACCAGAGCTCCGGCGCGACACGCAGCGAGATCCCTCGCCAGCGAAGCAGCAGGTCCGGCGACAGCACGGTGGTGAGGCCCCGCCCCGTCCAGGCCGCGCCGGCTTCCAGATTGCTCGGGAAGCCTGAGTTGTAGTGCAGACGGAGCGTGCCCGCGAGCTCGGTCTGCACCTGGGCGCGCAGTGCCGTCGGATGGAGGCAGAGACTGGCGGCGGCGAAGAAGAGACCGAACGAGGCACGCATGCGCGGGAATCTAGCGGCTGTAATCCAGGTCACGCTGCGCCGCACTTGTGCTAGGCCGCGCATCCTAGGTCACAGAAAGTCTCGCAAAAAGTCATTGTCCTGTTGCGCACCGCGCTGTACCTTCTGGCGTCCGACCTTGGATGCCCGAACTCACCTGCACCAGTGCATTGATGTCCGAGTCGCCACTCATCCAATCGCAGTCGCCAAGTACCCAGCGCGTTCCCACGTCCTCGCCTTCCGCCAGGACGCGCGGCACCGCCGTGGTCATCGGCACGGCGCGCGACGTCCCGCGCGCCTTGGAGCATCCGGCCGTGGGTGCGCAGTGGTTCCAGGTCTGCGGAGTGGTGACGGTCGCGGAGGATGAAGACGCCACGACCATCCGTGGGCAGTCCGACGCCCTGCACCAGTTGATCTCGTCCCACCGGGCCAGCGTCGTGCTGGTCGCCGGCCCGCTCGGCACCGCGATGATGCGCGCCGCCAGCGACATCTCCCAGCTGCACGGCTGCCGCTTGCTCGCCGTAATGCCCAGCGAAGTCGTCGCCGGGCACGAGCCGTTGGTGGTCTGGGAGGGCGACGCGCCGCTGGTACAGCTCGCCGCGCATCGCCGCACGGAGTGGCAGGCCCTGCTCAAGCGCAGCATCGACATCGTGCTGTCGGCGACGATGCTCGTGGTCCTCGCCCCACTGTTTGCCATCATCGCCGCCGCCATCGCGCTTGAGTCGCGCGGCCCGGTGTTCTTCCGGCACCGGCGCGTCGGCCTGCGCGAACGCGCCTTCCATTGTTTGAAGTTCCGCACCATGGTCGTGGACGCCGAAGAGCGCCTACGCCGCGACCCGCAGCTGTGGGCGACGTACCGCGAACACGGCTTCCGCATCCCGGACAATGACGACCCGCGCGTGACGCGCCTCGGTCGCCTCCTCCGCCGCACGTCGCTCGACGAACTCCCGCAGCTCATCAACGTCCTGCGCGGCGACATGAGCCTGATCGGGCCGCGTCCCATCGTGCACGAAGAGCTGGAGCACTATGCCGGCTCCGAGCGCTTGCTGCTCTCGGTGCGCCCCGGCATCACCGGACTCTGGGCCGTGTCGGGCCGGCATCGCCTGGCGTACCCCGACCGCGCCGCGGTCGAGCTCGGCTATGTCCGGACCTGGTCGCTGCGCGGCGACTTCGCGATCGCGATGCGCACCGTCAAGGCCGTCGCCGATTACGGAAGCGTCTCCGCCCAACGCTGACAGCGCGGAAGCGCTGGAGTATCTTCCCCGGATGGTCCGTCATTCGTTCGTCATCGGATTTCTCGCGGTCGCGCTCGCCTCGTCGGCGGCCGCCGCGCAACAGCGCATCCCGTCGCCGTCCGAGGCCCAGGCCCTGATGCAATCGCGTCCGGACCTCGCCAACCAGGTTCGGCAGCAGATCACCCAGAGCGGCATGACGCCGGATCAGATCCGCGCGCGGCTCCGCGCGGAAGGTTATCCCGAGAGCTTCCTGGACGGACTGCTCCCCGGCGGCAACGCGCAGGGCGTCAATGTCACGGACGACATGATCGCCGCCATCGGGCGCTTGGGGATTGCCAGCAGCGACGACGCCGCGATGCTCCGCACCATGCTGCGGTCGGGCGACAGTCTCTCGACCACGCGTCGCATCGAATTGCCGCGCGTGTCCGACGACTCGGTGCGCGGCCCGGGCGCCGACAGCCTCGCCTACCGACTCTTCGGACTCGAGACCTTCCGCAACGCGACCAGCGAGTTCATGCCGGTGCTCGACGGGCCGGTGGACGAGAACTATCGCCTCGGTCCCGGCGACCAGCTGGTGCTCATCCTCACCGGCGACGCCGAACTGGCCCACACGCTGGACGTCACCCGCGAAGGCTTCGTGATGATCCCGCAGGTCGGGCAGTTGAGCGTCGCGAACCTCACCATCGGGCAACTCGAGAACCTGCTCTACGCCCGCCTGCCCCGCTCCTACGCCGGCGTCCGCCGCGGCGCCGATGCGCCGACCAAGTTCTCGATCAGCGTCTCGCGCTTGCGCGCCATCCAGGTCTTCGTGACCGGTGAGGTCGAACGCCCGGCGAGCTACCGCATTTCGAGTGCGTCCACGGCGATGACTGCCCTCTACGCCGCCGGCGGCCCGACGTCCAACGGCTCGCTGCGGCGCGTCGAGGTGCGCCGGGCGGGCAAGGTGATCGGGGCGCTCGACACCTACGATTATCTCGTGCGCGGCGACAACGCCAAGGACGTGCGTCTCGAGAACGGCGACATCGTGTTCGTGACCACGCACGGCCCTCGCGTGCGCGTGATGGGCGAGATCATGCGGCCGGCGACCTATGAGTTGCTGCCGGGCGAGACGCTCACCGACGTGATCGGCGTCGCCGGCGGACTGCGTCCCACCGCCAGCGGCCTTCGCCTGCGGATCGCTCGCATCGTGCCGGCGGCGGAGCGCAGCGGGGCCGGACAGGTGCGCCAGGTCGTGGACGTCGCGGCGAACGCCGGCGCGCTGCCGGCGATCCCGATGGTGGCCGGTGACGAGGTCACGGTGCTGCCGATCGCCGAGCGCGTACGGAATCGCGTCGTCGTCCGCGGGCACGTGTGGAGCCCGGGAGCCCAGGGCCTGCGCCCCGGCATGACACTCGGCGAGGCCCTCCGCGCCGCCGGCGGCCCCAAGCCCGACGTGTACCTCGGCCAGGTGTCTGTGACGCGACTGCGCGCGGACTCGACGCGCATGGCCCTGCGGGCCATGCTGCGCGATTCCACCGGTGCCGTCGTCAATGACTTCGCCCTGCAGGAGGACGACGAGATCACCGTCTTCTCGCTGACGGAGTTCCGGCCGCCGCGCTTCGTCGCCATCGGCGGCTCGGTGCGACGCGGCGGGCAGTACCGCTGGCGCGAGGGCATGACCCTGCGCGACCTAGTGCTCGAGGCCGGTGGCCTCCGCGAAGGCGCCTACCTGCGCGAGGCGGAGGTGGCGCGGATCCCTGAGGCGCGCAACGGACGCACCACCGCGCAGACCATCCGCGTGCCGCTCGATTCCAGTTACTTGGCGGACTACGCACCGGGCCGCCCGTACATCGCCCCGCGCGGCGAGACGGCCGCCGGCTTCCGCAGCGCCCCCGAAGTCCCGCTGCTGCCCTACGACAACGTCCTCATCATGCAGCAGCCGGACTGGTTGACGCCGCGCTCCGTGGTGCTCTCGGGTGAGGTGCGCTTTCCGGGCCGCTATACCCTGGTCAGCAAGGACGAGCGCCTCAGCGACGTCATCCGCCGCGCCGGTGGCCTCACCGCCGATGCCGCGGTGGACGCCGCGTACTTCGCCCGTGCCGTGGCGCTGACCTCGTTCCGCGCCGACACCAGCAAGCTGCGGCGCGACTCGCTCGCGCTCGGCTCCCTCGTGCCGGACACGGTGGAACGCGCCCGCGTGGGTCTCGACCTCGCGCAGGCACTGCGCGAACGCAACTCGTCGGATAACCTCGTGCTCTTCGACGACGACTCCCTGCATGTGCCGGTCCAGCGCAGCACGATTGAAATCCGCGGCGCGGTGAATGCCCCGACGTCGATCACGGCGCAGGGCGGTGCGCGGCTCTCCTTCTACGTCCGCGCCGCAGGCGGCGCTTCGCTGGTCGGCGACGAGCGCAAAGCGTACGTGATCCAGCCCAACGGACAGATCCAGGCCCGGCGCCGGATCCTGCTCGTGCCAGTGGATCCCAAGCCGCGCCCCGGCGCGACGGTGGTGGTGCCCGCCCGTTCAACTGAGAACCGAGCGAGCGAGCGCATCGCAATGGTCTCCGTCATTGCGCAGACGGTCGCGAGTTTGGCCACCGTCTACGCCATCCTCCGCTAGCACTCATTCCAAGTGACCACTGTCTTTGTCACCGGGGGCGCCGGCTTCATCGGCTCCGCCCTCGTCCGCCAGTTGATCGCCGAGACGGCGCACCACGTCGTCACGATCGACAAGCTCACCTACGCCGGCAACCTCGCCTCCTTGGCCGAGGCACGGACGCACACTCGGCACAGCTTCGTGCAGGCCGACATCTGCGACGCCGCGGCCATGCGGCAACTCCTCGAGACGCACCGGCCTGCCGCCGTGTACCACCTGGCCGCCGAGTCGCATGTGGACCGCTCGATCGACGGACCCGGCGAGTTCATCCAGACGAACTTGGTCGGAACGTTCCAGCTGCTGCAGGAAGCGCTACGCTACTGGCGTACGCTCGAGGCCGCGGCACAGCAGGCGTTTCGCTTCCTGCACGTGTCCACCGACGAGGTCTACGGCTCGCTGGGCCCCGAAGGCCTCTTCACCGAGACCACCCCCTACGATCCCTCCTCGCCCTACTCGGCGAGCAAGGCAGGCTCGGACCACTTGGCCCGCGCCTGGCAGCGCACCTACGGCCTGCCGGTGGTCATCACCAACTGCAGCAACAACTACGGGCCGTATCAGTTTCCCGAAAAGCTGATTCCGCTCATCATCCGCAAGGCCACCGAAGGCGCGCCACTGCCCGTGTACGGCAAGGGTGACAACGTGCGCGATTGGCTCTACGTGGACGACCACGCCCGTGCGCTGCGACTGGCGGTC is a window from the Pseudogemmatithrix spongiicola genome containing:
- a CDS encoding sugar transferase, with the protein product MVIGTARDVPRALEHPAVGAQWFQVCGVVTVAEDEDATTIRGQSDALHQLISSHRASVVLVAGPLGTAMMRAASDISQLHGCRLLAVMPSEVVAGHEPLVVWEGDAPLVQLAAHRRTEWQALLKRSIDIVLSATMLVVLAPLFAIIAAAIALESRGPVFFRHRRVGLRERAFHCLKFRTMVVDAEERLRRDPQLWATYREHGFRIPDNDDPRVTRLGRLLRRTSLDELPQLINVLRGDMSLIGPRPIVHEELEHYAGSERLLLSVRPGITGLWAVSGRHRLAYPDRAAVELGYVRTWSLRGDFAIAMRTVKAVADYGSVSAQR
- a CDS encoding SLBB domain-containing protein, producing MVRHSFVIGFLAVALASSAAAAQQRIPSPSEAQALMQSRPDLANQVRQQITQSGMTPDQIRARLRAEGYPESFLDGLLPGGNAQGVNVTDDMIAAIGRLGIASSDDAAMLRTMLRSGDSLSTTRRIELPRVSDDSVRGPGADSLAYRLFGLETFRNATSEFMPVLDGPVDENYRLGPGDQLVLILTGDAELAHTLDVTREGFVMIPQVGQLSVANLTIGQLENLLYARLPRSYAGVRRGADAPTKFSISVSRLRAIQVFVTGEVERPASYRISSASTAMTALYAAGGPTSNGSLRRVEVRRAGKVIGALDTYDYLVRGDNAKDVRLENGDIVFVTTHGPRVRVMGEIMRPATYELLPGETLTDVIGVAGGLRPTASGLRLRIARIVPAAERSGAGQVRQVVDVAANAGALPAIPMVAGDEVTVLPIAERVRNRVVVRGHVWSPGAQGLRPGMTLGEALRAAGGPKPDVYLGQVSVTRLRADSTRMALRAMLRDSTGAVVNDFALQEDDEITVFSLTEFRPPRFVAIGGSVRRGGQYRWREGMTLRDLVLEAGGLREGAYLREAEVARIPEARNGRTTAQTIRVPLDSSYLADYAPGRPYIAPRGETAAGFRSAPEVPLLPYDNVLIMQQPDWLTPRSVVLSGEVRFPGRYTLVSKDERLSDVIRRAGGLTADAAVDAAYFARAVALTSFRADTSKLRRDSLALGSLVPDTVERARVGLDLAQALRERNSSDNLVLFDDDSLHVPVQRSTIEIRGAVNAPTSITAQGGARLSFYVRAAGGASLVGDERKAYVIQPNGQIQARRRILLVPVDPKPRPGATVVVPARSTENRASERIAMVSVIAQTVASLATVYAILR
- a CDS encoding polysaccharide biosynthesis/export family protein yields the protein MRRFTLLTITFLLASASAPVARAQAPIRPGDRLIVVLADTVDTLPLRADGHVVLPRLGPLHVAGLAPSVAEDSVSRAYTRIFARRDVRITALRRVVVTGEVPRGDVFFVDATVGLAEAIALAGGVGPEGNRRRIELWRGGAMVARVRSTSGAALQQPLESGDIVLVARENWWLRNPFVIVSLLSSAVSLFIALSL
- the rfbB gene encoding dTDP-glucose 4,6-dehydratase; translation: MTTVFVTGGAGFIGSALVRQLIAETAHHVVTIDKLTYAGNLASLAEARTHTRHSFVQADICDAAAMRQLLETHRPAAVYHLAAESHVDRSIDGPGEFIQTNLVGTFQLLQEALRYWRTLEAAAQQAFRFLHVSTDEVYGSLGPEGLFTETTPYDPSSPYSASKAGSDHLARAWQRTYGLPVVITNCSNNYGPYQFPEKLIPLIIRKATEGAPLPVYGKGDNVRDWLYVDDHARALRLAVSNGRLGETYNVGGQNERQNIEVVRAICALLDELRPDAAGKHERLISFVTDRPGHDHRYAIDATKLRRELGWVPQENFDTGLRRTVQWYLANRQWLDDVTSGAYRGERLGTGASK